In one window of Erythrolamprus reginae isolate rEryReg1 chromosome 1, rEryReg1.hap1, whole genome shotgun sequence DNA:
- the LOC139172026 gene encoding cytochrome P450 2K6-like gives MDLKKPYKTMLELSKQYGPVFKIQLGLQKIVVLTGYEAIQEALVNKADVFAERASIPIFDEVSQDFGVTFSHGENWRVMRRFMLTTLRDYGMGKRSMESRIAEECNVLVKKFESYKGKPFEFRRIMTAAVGNIIVSILLGKRYDYEDPRFIKLLSLATENASLMGSPGVQLYNMFPMFGFLFGARKKAVQNRRELNAFVNENLIQCLNILDENDTRNFIDSYLVQQQQKIQNNGYFHHKNLVESGTNLFLAGIETISSTLFWAFTLMMKYPLIQKKIQEEITNVIGYAQSRAEHRTKMPYTDAVIHEVQRYADVLPLSLPHATTVDVNFKGYFIPRGTQVIPLLTSVLHDESQWERPYDFYPEHFLNTEGQFVKRNAFLPFSAGKRACPGETLAKTELFMFLTNVLQRFTLQPAPGLSKEDLDMTRAVGLTTPPKTYTLCALPHF, from the exons ATGGATCTGAAGAAACCTTACAAGACAATGTTAGAG CTATCCAAACAGTATGGACCTGTGTTTAAAATCCAACTGGGACTCCAGAAAATAGTGGTGCTAACTGGATATGAGGCCATACAGGAAGCTCTGGTGAATAAGGCTGATGTGTTTGCTGAGAGGGCCTCTATCCCCATATTTGATGAGGTTTCACAGGATTTTG GAGTAACTTTTTCCCATGGTGAGAATTGGAGGGTGATGAGGCGTTTCATGTTAACCACATTACGGGACTATGGGATGGGTAAGAGATCTATGGAAAGCAGGATAGCTGAAGAATGCAATGTCCTGGTAAAGAAGTTTGAATCTTACAAAG GAAAACCATTTGAATTCAGAAGAATCATGACGGCAGCTGTTGGCAATATCATAGTATCCATTTTACTTGGGAAGCGATATGACTATGAAGATCCAagatttattaaattattgagCTTGGCAACAGAAAATGCCAGCCTTATGGGAAGCCCAGGAGTGCAG CTGTATAATATGTTTCCCATGTTTGGCTTCCTTTTTGGTGCTCGTAAGAAAGCCGtgcagaacagaagagaattaaATGCTTTTGTCAACGAAAACCTCATCCAATGTCTCAATATTCTGGATGAAAATGATACCAGAAACTTTATTGATTCATATCTTGTACAACAGCAACAG AAGATCCAGAACAATGGGTATTTCCACCATAAAAATCTAGTAGAGTCCGGGACAAATCTATTTCTTGCTGGTATAGAAACAATCTCAAGCACTCTATTTTGGGCCTTTACTCTAATGATGAAGTACCCTTTAATTCAGA AAAAGATCCAAGAAGAAATTACAAATGTTATTGGCTATGCTCAATCAAGAGCCGAACACCGAACAAAAATGCCATACACAGATGCTGTAATCCATGAAGTCCAACGATATGCCGATGTCCTTCCCTTAAGCTTGCCACATGCAACTACAGTGGATGTTAACTTTAAGGGCTATTTCATTCCAAGG GGCACCCAAGTGATTCCATTGCTGACCTCTGTGCTCCATGATGAATCTCAGTGGGAGAGACCTTATGACTTCTACCCTGAGCATTTTCTCAACACTGAAGGACAATTTGTAAAAAGAAATGCATTCCTGCCTTTTTCTGCAG GTAAGAGAGCATGTCCAGGTGAGACCCTTGCCAAAACAGAATTATTCATGTTCCTTACTAATGTTCTGCAGAGATTCACCCTTCAGCCAGCTCCTGGATTATCAAAAGAAGACCTGGACATGACGCGTGCAGTTGGGCTTACCACACCACCCAAGACTTACACATTATGTGCTCTACCACATTTCTAA